A genomic region of Nitrospirota bacterium contains the following coding sequences:
- a CDS encoding type II toxin-antitoxin system RelE/ParE family toxin yields MAYKVIWSFEAAADLNAVAEYIARDSTFYAASFVEEILTASRSLYMFAERGRIVPELSNPNIRELLIKEYRLIYTIEKSRIVVLGLIHGRRNLKSLWEKEQRKN; encoded by the coding sequence ATGGCTTACAAAGTAATCTGGTCTTTTGAAGCTGCTGCTGACCTTAATGCCGTTGCTGAATATATTGCAAGGGATTCAACCTTTTATGCTGCCTCATTCGTCGAAGAAATCTTAACTGCAAGCCGTTCTCTTTATATGTTTGCTGAACGGGGACGGATTGTCCCAGAATTATCCAATCCCAATATCCGCGAGCTTCTTATTAAAGAATATCGCCTCATATACACTATTGAGAAATCAAGAATTGTTGTATTGGGACTTATCCATGGCAGGAGAAATTTGAAAAGTTTATGGGAAAAGGAACAGAGAAAAAATTGA
- a CDS encoding anthranilate synthase component I family protein, translating into MTTSSKKNFLKFIKYGEIPPAYKEIPYSPPHLVYESLMSPNSFLLESVKGPENIARYSFIGFDPYLTFKVKDGAVEINTKDKRAVSSANPLARLKSLVDAYRQTPLESLPPFQGGAVGLLSYDFVRYIEKLPKTTKDDLKIPDVHFLMIDKLIAFDHPAKKAWIVVCPGARDTELGYGDVDIDPVRKKSQPELSNGVDWAEKYDEAEETIKNIRYRIQDTGCRAEEEKNHASCSAHHASSIRHEMSKEQYMDIVKRAKEYIAAGDIFQANISLRVSADIGDIKTWSLYKILRSINPSPFAGYIDFGDYQLVSSSPERLLKVKGGVIETRPIAGTRPRGRDMKEDELMRTELLLNEKERAEHIMLIDLERNDIGRVSDYGSVHVDELMITEDYSHVIHIVSNVKGNLASGKNCFDAIKAAFPGGTITGVPKVRCMEIIDELEPVSRGPYTGSFGYIGFSGSMDLNIVIRTFVIKDGFAYVQAGAGIVADSDPEKEYYESLKKAEALIRTLERL; encoded by the coding sequence ATGACCACTTCTTCTAAAAAAAACTTCCTTAAATTTATAAAATACGGAGAAATACCTCCAGCTTATAAGGAGATTCCTTATTCTCCTCCGCATTTGGTTTATGAATCGCTGATGTCTCCAAACAGTTTTCTTCTTGAGAGCGTAAAGGGACCGGAGAATATTGCCCGCTATTCTTTCATAGGCTTTGACCCATACTTAACATTCAAGGTAAAGGATGGCGCTGTCGAGATAAACACTAAAGACAAAAGGGCTGTATCTTCCGCTAATCCGCTTGCCAGACTTAAATCACTTGTTGATGCGTACAGGCAGACTCCCCTGGAATCTCTTCCTCCTTTTCAGGGCGGTGCTGTCGGATTGCTGAGTTATGACTTTGTACGGTATATTGAGAAGCTTCCAAAAACAACAAAAGACGATCTTAAAATTCCTGATGTGCATTTTCTTATGATTGATAAGCTGATTGCATTTGATCATCCGGCTAAGAAAGCGTGGATTGTTGTATGCCCCGGCGCTCGGGATACGGAATTGGGTTATGGAGATGTGGATATTGACCCCGTTAGAAAGAAATCCCAACCAGAGCTTTCTAACGGGGTTGACTGGGCTGAAAAATATGATGAAGCGGAAGAAACGATAAAGAATATTAGATACAGGATACAGGATACAGGATGCAGGGCAGAAGAAGAGAAGAATCATGCATCATGCAGCGCACATCATGCATCGTCAATCCGTCATGAAATGTCCAAAGAACAATATATGGATATTGTAAAAAGGGCAAAAGAGTATATCGCTGCCGGAGATATTTTTCAGGCAAACATTTCGCTCAGGGTATCAGCCGATATCGGGGATATTAAAACATGGAGTCTTTACAAGATACTCCGTTCAATCAATCCGTCTCCGTTTGCGGGTTATATTGATTTCGGAGATTATCAGCTTGTCAGTTCTTCTCCTGAGAGGTTGTTGAAGGTCAAAGGCGGTGTTATTGAGACAAGGCCGATAGCAGGCACGAGGCCGAGAGGCAGGGATATGAAAGAAGATGAACTCATGCGGACGGAGCTTCTTCTGAATGAGAAGGAGAGGGCGGAACACATAATGCTCATTGACCTTGAAAGGAATGATATCGGAAGGGTTTCTGATTACGGAAGTGTTCATGTGGATGAGCTTATGATAACAGAGGACTATTCCCACGTAATACATATTGTCTCCAATGTAAAGGGCAATCTCGCTTCAGGGAAAAATTGCTTTGATGCGATAAAAGCGGCATTCCCCGGAGGGACGATAACAGGCGTTCCTAAAGTTCGATGCATGGAGATAATTGATGAGCTTGAACCTGTCTCAAGAGGCCCGTACACAGGCTCTTTTGGTTATATAGGGTTCTCAGGCAGTATGGACCTGAATATAGTCATCAGGACGTTTGTCATAAAGGATGGATTTGCGTATGTTCAGGCAGGCGCAGGCATTGTTGCAGACTCTGACCCTGAGAAGGAATATTATGAAAGCCTGAAAAAAGCAGAGGCATTGATACGGACACTGGAGAGGCTGTGA
- the pyrF gene encoding orotidine-5'-phosphate decarboxylase, whose protein sequence is MPWREKLIIALDVPDSEYALELVDKFGEQVEIYKVGLELFTSAGPKIIEKLHKRKKKVFLDLKLHDIPATVIRAAVAATRLGVYMFNVHASGGLDMMKQCRDSVVELCLKENIEKPRILGVTVLTSMSQDVLKAELGIQHSLNTHVRHLSALALKAGLDGVVASGHEVAKIKSHCGNKFLIVTPGIRPSWHPPDDQHRTMTPKQALREGADYIVMGRSILNYSDPLRAVELISLEMLTA, encoded by the coding sequence ATGCCCTGGAGAGAAAAATTAATAATAGCGCTTGATGTCCCTGATTCCGAATATGCTCTTGAACTTGTTGATAAATTTGGAGAGCAGGTAGAGATATACAAGGTCGGGCTGGAGCTTTTTACGTCAGCGGGGCCAAAGATAATAGAGAAATTACATAAAAGGAAGAAAAAGGTTTTCCTTGACCTTAAGCTGCATGATATTCCTGCCACAGTTATAAGGGCGGCGGTCGCTGCAACAAGGCTTGGCGTTTATATGTTCAATGTCCATGCATCAGGCGGGCTTGATATGATGAAGCAGTGCAGGGACTCTGTTGTTGAATTGTGCCTTAAAGAGAATATCGAGAAACCGAGAATACTCGGTGTTACCGTTCTTACAAGCATGTCACAGGATGTCCTGAAGGCAGAGCTTGGTATTCAGCACAGCCTTAACACGCATGTCAGACATCTTTCTGCGCTTGCGCTCAAGGCAGGTCTGGATGGCGTTGTCGCGTCAGGGCATGAGGTTGCTAAAATTAAAAGTCACTGCGGAAACAAATTTCTTATTGTTACGCCGGGCATAAGGCCGTCATGGCATCCTCCTGATGACCAGCACAGGACCATGACGCCGAAGCAGGCGTTGAGAGAAGGCGCTGACTATATAGTCATGGGAAGGTCAATTTTAAATTACAGCGATCCTCTCAGGGCAGTAGAGTTAATATCGCTGGAGATGCTCACAGCTTAA
- a CDS encoding dCTP deaminase, producing the protein MVKNDRWIIEMAEKGMITPFDRNQVRKGVISYGVSSYGYDMRLFDEFKVFDAKENAVIDPKNFAETHFADFKGDVCTIPPNSYVLGRSLEYFKIPRDMLVICLGKSTYARSGIIVNVTPLEPEWEGYITISISNTAPVPAKLYSNEGLAQLIFLGASEMCETSYADKAGKYQAQKEITLSKT; encoded by the coding sequence ATGGTTAAAAACGACAGATGGATAATAGAAATGGCTGAGAAGGGGATGATAACTCCCTTTGACAGGAATCAGGTGAGAAAAGGGGTTATTTCTTACGGCGTGAGTTCTTACGGCTATGACATGAGATTATTCGATGAGTTTAAGGTTTTTGATGCTAAGGAAAATGCTGTAATAGACCCCAAGAATTTTGCCGAGACGCATTTTGCTGATTTCAAGGGCGATGTCTGCACAATACCGCCGAATTCGTATGTCCTCGGGCGCTCTCTGGAATATTTCAAGATTCCGAGAGACATGCTCGTTATATGCCTTGGAAAATCAACATATGCGCGCTCAGGAATTATTGTGAATGTAACACCTCTGGAGCCTGAGTGGGAAGGATACATAACCATTTCCATTTCAAACACAGCGCCTGTCCCCGCAAAGCTGTATTCAAATGAGGGGCTGGCCCAGCTTATATTCCTTGGAGCATCGGAGATGTGCGAGACTTCTTATGCTGATAAAGCAGGGAAGTATCAGGCGCAGAAGGAGATAACTCTTTCAAAAACGTGA
- a CDS encoding DUF3786 domain-containing protein translates to MSTGEEKAWEDLNNLNPSDVCRKARVFYDGENSYVLKSLGMDFSVHPGKREIKNIQPEGKIILKKYSYFFNLSALCYLINAKDIPLSGKLVKPAGLKGGEIFFRGSHVLPLDKIAERYGNDKAGFIEKSKNLNGNIMNYGDASVELLPLPRIPVTLILWLSDDEFPPRADLLFDSTCEQRLPLDVIWSIAMMSVLVML, encoded by the coding sequence ATGAGCACAGGCGAAGAAAAGGCATGGGAAGACTTAAATAACCTCAATCCTTCTGATGTATGCAGAAAAGCGCGGGTTTTCTACGACGGAGAAAACAGCTACGTACTGAAGTCGCTGGGGATGGATTTCTCAGTTCATCCCGGCAAGAGAGAGATTAAAAACATTCAGCCTGAAGGAAAAATAATTCTCAAGAAATACAGCTATTTCTTCAATCTGTCTGCTTTATGCTACCTCATCAATGCAAAAGACATTCCACTCTCAGGAAAACTTGTCAAGCCTGCAGGACTTAAAGGCGGAGAGATTTTTTTCAGGGGCAGCCACGTGCTTCCGCTGGATAAGATAGCTGAAAGGTACGGCAATGATAAGGCAGGTTTTATTGAAAAAAGCAAAAACCTCAATGGGAATATCATGAATTACGGCGATGCATCTGTTGAACTCCTGCCCCTGCCCCGAATCCCTGTAACTTTAATCCTCTGGCTCTCTGATGATGAGTTCCCTCCTAGGGCAGACCTGCTCTTTGATTCAACATGCGAGCAGCGCCTGCCGCTTGATGTTATATGGTCAATCGCAATGATGTCTGTGCTGGTGATGCTGTGA
- a CDS encoding DedA family protein encodes MLYEFFNWLVVVIGDMGYAGIMFLMFIESTFIPLPSELVIPPAGYLISQKQMHWGGVLASGTAGSLLGALFNYAIAVYLGRPFILKYGKYFGVSESHLKKGEQFFQSHGSISTFIGRLILGIRHYISFPAGLARMNLKKFCFYTSAGAAVWVWILAYIGFFVGNNKEKVFAVSKQWSVYVIAGCSLLVLAYIFWHKKKTPNKR; translated from the coding sequence ATGCTGTACGAATTTTTCAACTGGCTTGTTGTTGTTATCGGCGACATGGGATATGCAGGTATAATGTTTCTCATGTTTATCGAGAGCACTTTTATTCCTTTGCCTTCAGAGCTTGTAATTCCTCCGGCAGGTTATCTTATATCTCAGAAGCAGATGCATTGGGGAGGCGTCCTAGCATCAGGCACGGCAGGCAGTCTTCTCGGCGCGCTCTTTAATTATGCAATTGCTGTTTATCTGGGGAGGCCTTTTATACTCAAATACGGTAAATACTTCGGAGTCTCTGAGAGTCATTTAAAAAAGGGTGAGCAGTTTTTTCAGTCGCATGGAAGCATCAGCACTTTTATAGGCAGGCTCATACTTGGCATAAGGCATTACATTTCATTTCCCGCAGGCCTTGCGAGGATGAACCTCAAAAAATTCTGTTTCTATACATCCGCCGGCGCTGCGGTATGGGTATGGATACTTGCGTACATAGGCTTTTTTGTAGGGAATAACAAAGAGAAGGTCTTTGCCGTGAGCAAGCAGTGGAGTGTGTACGTCATAGCAGGCTGTTCACTTCTTGTATTAGCCTATATTTTTTGGCATAAGAAGAAGACCCCAAACAAAAGGTGA
- a CDS encoding radical SAM protein, with amino-acid sequence MVNRNDVCAGDAVNRKLTEKTDMLLSKERGAVFKEPGGRINVCLIYPNTYHVGMSNLGFQGIYTLLNDRNDTLCERAFLPDEDDIDEYVRTDTKPFALESKRPLNNFDILAFSVSFENDYPNILKILELANIPLRASDRNNTHPLLIIGGVCAFFNPEPLADFFDVCFVGEAEEMLSEFIDTYKKSETRQELYGKAAAIEGVYVPGFYNIRYNNGIHSREKIDGAPEKIKKRFIEDISAHRFRQSIVTPETEFSDMYLIEAMRGCPWKCRFCVAGHIYSPARKKELPARKKEIDNALNITERVGLIGPSLIDYPYISEVLKTEGVDFSITSLRASKKSAELVGLLKKHKSVSIAPEAGTERLRRVINKKITEDDIIETSRLIFSEGMEKLRLYFMVGLPTENDDDIKGIVSLVKKIRDISKKGNIVLTLSTFVPKPFTPFQWHGMEKIEIVKKRLKAIKSSLLPIRGIKVFHDVPRYAYMQCFFSMGDRRISKPLEAMLRMHDWKKACIGSGIDPDFYVMRNKDFPEKLPWDFIDSGISKERLWDEYRKALSESIS; translated from the coding sequence ATGGTCAATCGCAATGATGTCTGTGCTGGTGATGCTGTGAACCGCAAACTTACAGAAAAAACAGATATGCTTCTATCAAAGGAAAGAGGCGCTGTATTTAAAGAGCCCGGCGGCAGGATTAATGTCTGCCTTATTTATCCGAATACTTATCATGTCGGAATGTCAAATCTCGGATTTCAGGGGATATACACGCTTCTTAACGACAGGAACGACACATTATGCGAAAGGGCATTTCTGCCTGATGAGGATGATATTGATGAGTATGTCAGGACAGATACAAAGCCCTTTGCTCTTGAATCAAAAAGGCCTCTGAATAATTTTGATATTCTGGCTTTTTCGGTTTCATTTGAAAACGATTATCCTAATATCTTAAAAATACTTGAGCTTGCCAATATACCTCTCAGGGCCTCTGACAGGAATAATACACATCCGCTTCTTATAATCGGAGGAGTATGCGCTTTTTTTAACCCGGAACCATTGGCTGATTTCTTTGATGTGTGCTTTGTCGGAGAAGCAGAAGAGATGCTTAGTGAATTCATTGATACATACAAAAAATCAGAGACAAGACAGGAGCTTTACGGAAAAGCAGCCGCAATAGAAGGCGTCTATGTGCCGGGATTTTACAACATCAGATATAACAACGGAATACACAGTAGAGAGAAAATAGATGGAGCCCCTGAAAAAATAAAGAAACGTTTCATCGAAGATATATCTGCTCACAGATTCAGGCAGTCAATAGTTACACCTGAAACAGAATTTTCTGATATGTATCTCATTGAGGCGATGCGCGGGTGTCCATGGAAATGCAGATTCTGTGTTGCAGGACATATCTACAGCCCTGCAAGAAAAAAGGAACTGCCCGCAAGAAAAAAAGAGATTGATAATGCGCTGAACATAACAGAAAGGGTCGGGCTTATCGGCCCTTCCCTCATAGATTATCCCTATATCAGCGAGGTTCTTAAAACAGAAGGTGTGGATTTTTCCATCACATCATTGAGGGCAAGCAAAAAAAGCGCAGAACTTGTTGGTCTGTTGAAAAAACACAAAAGTGTCTCAATCGCTCCTGAAGCAGGGACAGAGAGGCTGAGAAGGGTCATTAACAAGAAGATAACAGAGGATGACATCATTGAGACATCAAGGCTTATCTTTTCAGAGGGCATGGAAAAGCTCAGGCTTTATTTTATGGTCGGCCTTCCCACAGAGAATGACGATGACATTAAAGGCATTGTAAGCCTTGTAAAAAAGATACGAGACATATCAAAAAAAGGAAACATAGTCTTGACTTTAAGCACATTCGTGCCAAAACCGTTTACGCCGTTTCAATGGCACGGCATGGAAAAGATTGAGATTGTAAAAAAGAGGCTTAAGGCAATAAAAAGTTCTCTGCTGCCGATAAGGGGAATAAAAGTATTCCATGATGTTCCAAGATATGCCTACATGCAGTGCTTTTTCTCGATGGGCGATAGGCGTATTTCAAAACCTCTGGAGGCGATGCTCAGAATGCATGACTGGAAAAAGGCATGTATTGGGTCAGGAATAGATCCTGATTTTTATGTCATGAGGAATAAAGACTTCCCAGAAAAACTGCCGTGGGATTTTATTGATTCAGGCATATCAAAAGAGCGGTTGTGGGATGAATACCGGAAAGCTCTTTCCGAATCAATCAGTTGA
- a CDS encoding GTPase domain-containing protein, with product MALFNYAAKEVTLKIVYYGPGLSGKTTNLQHLHSALDPEKTGRLISLATETDRTLFFDFLPVELGKIKDFSVRFQLYTVPGQIKYNLTRKAVLKGADAVVFVADSQREVREANMESFANMKENLLSNNIDPDSIVLVLQYNKRDLPNILPVDELNKSLNGIGYIYLEAEAINGKGVKETFQTVTKLLIKDLSIRHKFEILPPSPPEEPSPTVSDEIMEQPLSSVPLEEMPLSLPSQKPSEAAAAEEPAQFYQLQQEQVFPEKYREEYEKPKTEEPLTYSSEQLDGITESLRENTHILAGIKSAINELLDELKKSSEEQKEILAILRGIKINETIEKMKEKEKKGWFTK from the coding sequence ATGGCTCTCTTTAATTACGCTGCAAAAGAAGTTACGCTTAAAATAGTTTATTACGGTCCCGGCTTAAGCGGAAAGACAACCAATCTTCAGCATCTTCATTCAGCGCTCGACCCGGAAAAAACAGGCAGGCTGATTTCATTAGCAACAGAAACCGACAGGACTCTGTTTTTTGATTTTCTTCCGGTTGAACTCGGCAAAATAAAAGATTTCTCTGTCAGATTTCAGTTGTACACAGTGCCCGGCCAGATCAAATACAATCTGACAAGAAAGGCAGTGCTTAAAGGCGCTGACGCCGTTGTGTTTGTTGCCGACTCACAGAGAGAAGTAAGGGAGGCAAATATGGAAAGTTTCGCCAATATGAAGGAAAATCTCCTTTCAAATAATATAGATCCTGATAGCATTGTTCTTGTCCTTCAGTATAACAAAAGAGACCTGCCGAATATACTTCCAGTTGACGAGTTGAATAAAAGCCTGAACGGCATCGGCTATATATATCTTGAGGCAGAGGCAATTAACGGTAAAGGCGTAAAGGAAACTTTTCAGACTGTTACAAAACTGCTTATTAAAGACCTTTCCATAAGGCACAAATTTGAAATCTTGCCTCCATCGCCTCCTGAAGAGCCATCCCCTACAGTTTCAGATGAAATAATGGAACAGCCGCTGTCTTCTGTCCCATTAGAGGAAATGCCGTTATCTTTACCCTCTCAGAAACCGTCAGAAGCTGCTGCCGCAGAGGAACCTGCACAATTTTACCAACTTCAACAGGAACAGGTATTCCCGGAAAAATATAGAGAAGAATACGAAAAACCAAAAACCGAGGAGCCGCTGACATATTCATCAGAACAGCTTGACGGGATAACAGAAAGCCTCAGAGAAAACACCCATATACTTGCCGGCATAAAATCAGCAATTAATGAACTCCTTGATGAACTTAAAAAATCAAGTGAAGAGCAGAAAGAGATTCTGGCTATACTCAGAGGAATAAAAATAAATGAGACAATAGAAAAAATGAAAGAAAAAGAGAAAAAAGGCTGGTTCACAAAATAA
- a CDS encoding pyruvate, phosphate dikinase yields the protein MSKTAKKYVYFFGNGKADGRGDMKDLLGGKGAGLAEMTNLRVPVPAGFTITTEACNEYFKSKKKHPLGMWEQVLANLKKIEKVMGMKFGDHTNPLLVSVRSGAKFSMPGMMDTVLNLGLNETTIKAIIKKTKNDRFAYDAYRRFITMFGSIVMGVDRQKFERALEEIKERKGVHLDTDLTAADLKGVVDEFKVIYKRSTGENFPSDPHEQLKKAINAVFSSWFGDRAVKYRKLNNIPENLGTACNVQAMVFGNMGENSGTGVGFTRDPSTGQKRFFAECLINAQGEDVVAGIRTPLHINELKKKLPKAYNELDRIYKKLEKHYKDMLDIEFTVQEGKLYMLQTRVGKRTAASALKIAIDMVKEGLIDKKTAILRIDPQQIDQLLHPMIDPKAKISVIAKGLPASPGAAVGKVVFTADEAEKAAERGEKVILVRQETSPEDIGGMHAAQGILTARGGMTSHAAVVARGMGKCCVAGCGAININESQRYFTVNTVNIKEGDYLTLNGTTGEVILGEAPLITPELTGDFGIFMKWADGFRKIGVRTNADTPHDAAVARDFGAQGIGLCRTEHMFFEPERIIAVREMILADDTEGRQAALAKLLPMQKGDFKGIFKAMKGLPVTIRLLDPPLHEFLPHTDEELKTLAHQMEVPVDKLKSRNKVLHEFNPMLGHRGCRLGITYPEIYAMQAQAIMEAACELAKQKIKVIPEIMIPLVGHVNELKMMRELVIKTADEVQKKYKIKVNYTVGTMIELPRAAITADEIATQADFFSFGTNDLTQTTFGLSRDDAGRFLPFYVEKGILEDDPFITLDEGGTGLMMKIAIEKGRKVKKDLKMGICGEHGGDPRSVEFCHKIGLNYVSCSPYRVPIARLAGAQAALKEKMGGKDLSKSTV from the coding sequence ATGTCAAAGACAGCTAAAAAATACGTTTACTTTTTCGGTAATGGAAAAGCGGATGGAAGAGGCGATATGAAGGATCTTCTCGGAGGCAAAGGCGCAGGGCTTGCCGAGATGACTAACCTCAGAGTGCCTGTTCCTGCCGGGTTTACGATTACCACAGAAGCATGCAACGAATACTTTAAAAGCAAGAAAAAACACCCATTAGGAATGTGGGAGCAGGTTCTTGCAAATCTGAAAAAAATAGAAAAGGTGATGGGCATGAAATTTGGCGACCATACCAACCCCCTGCTCGTTTCAGTTCGTTCAGGAGCTAAATTCTCAATGCCCGGCATGATGGACACTGTATTGAACCTTGGGCTTAATGAGACAACCATCAAGGCGATTATAAAAAAGACAAAGAATGACAGATTCGCCTATGATGCGTACAGAAGGTTTATAACAATGTTCGGAAGCATTGTTATGGGCGTTGACAGGCAGAAATTTGAAAGAGCCCTTGAAGAGATAAAAGAAAGAAAGGGCGTACATCTTGATACTGACCTTACTGCCGCGGACCTTAAAGGCGTTGTGGATGAATTCAAGGTTATATATAAGCGCAGCACCGGAGAAAACTTCCCTTCCGACCCTCACGAGCAACTTAAAAAGGCTATAAATGCGGTGTTCAGCTCATGGTTCGGAGACAGGGCTGTGAAATACAGAAAACTTAACAACATACCTGAAAACTTAGGCACCGCGTGCAATGTGCAGGCAATGGTCTTCGGGAATATGGGAGAAAACTCAGGCACAGGCGTTGGTTTTACAAGAGACCCCTCCACAGGACAGAAAAGGTTCTTTGCTGAATGCCTTATCAATGCGCAGGGCGAAGATGTTGTTGCAGGAATCAGAACCCCGCTCCACATTAACGAGCTGAAGAAAAAGCTTCCAAAGGCATACAATGAACTCGACAGGATTTATAAGAAACTGGAAAAGCACTATAAAGACATGCTTGATATAGAGTTTACTGTTCAGGAAGGAAAACTCTATATGCTTCAGACAAGGGTCGGAAAAAGGACAGCCGCATCAGCCTTAAAAATAGCCATTGATATGGTAAAAGAGGGGCTGATAGACAAAAAGACAGCGATATTAAGAATAGACCCACAGCAGATTGACCAGCTTCTCCATCCGATGATAGATCCGAAAGCAAAAATCAGCGTAATAGCAAAAGGGCTTCCAGCTTCACCCGGCGCTGCGGTCGGCAAGGTAGTCTTTACAGCAGACGAAGCAGAGAAAGCCGCTGAACGAGGCGAAAAAGTAATCCTTGTAAGGCAGGAGACGTCTCCTGAGGATATCGGCGGAATGCATGCTGCGCAGGGCATTCTAACGGCAAGGGGCGGAATGACATCACATGCCGCTGTTGTGGCAAGGGGAATGGGCAAATGCTGCGTTGCAGGCTGCGGCGCGATAAACATAAACGAGAGCCAGAGATATTTCACTGTTAACACAGTCAACATTAAAGAGGGAGACTATCTCACACTTAACGGCACAACAGGCGAGGTTATTCTTGGCGAGGCTCCGCTTATAACGCCGGAGCTCACAGGCGATTTCGGCATATTCATGAAATGGGCGGATGGATTCAGAAAGATCGGGGTTCGGACAAATGCAGACACCCCTCACGATGCAGCAGTCGCAAGAGATTTCGGAGCGCAGGGAATCGGGCTTTGCAGGACAGAGCACATGTTCTTTGAGCCTGAAAGGATAATCGCAGTCAGGGAGATGATACTTGCGGATGACACAGAGGGAAGACAGGCAGCGCTTGCCAAACTCCTTCCGATGCAGAAAGGAGACTTCAAAGGCATATTCAAGGCAATGAAAGGGCTCCCTGTCACAATAAGGCTTCTTGACCCTCCCCTGCATGAATTCCTTCCGCATACTGATGAAGAACTCAAAACACTTGCGCACCAGATGGAAGTCCCTGTTGACAAGCTTAAATCCAGAAACAAGGTATTGCATGAGTTCAATCCGATGCTCGGGCACAGAGGATGCAGGCTCGGCATAACCTACCCTGAGATATACGCAATGCAGGCACAGGCGATAATGGAGGCTGCATGTGAGCTTGCAAAGCAGAAGATTAAGGTAATTCCTGAGATAATGATACCATTGGTGGGCCACGTGAATGAGCTTAAGATGATGAGAGAACTCGTCATCAAAACAGCAGATGAGGTTCAGAAAAAATATAAGATAAAGGTTAATTACACCGTAGGGACAATGATAGAGCTTCCAAGGGCTGCAATAACAGCGGATGAGATTGCAACGCAGGCAGACTTCTTCTCATTCGGCACAAATGACCTCACGCAGACGACATTCGGCCTTTCAAGGGATGATGCAGGAAGATTCCTGCCCTTTTACGTTGAAAAGGGAATACTTGAAGATGACCCGTTCATCACCCTTGACGAGGGCGGAACAGGGCTCATGATGAAGATAGCCATAGAAAAAGGCAGGAAGGTAAAAAAAGACCTTAAGATGGGAATCTGCGGTGAACACGGCGGCGACCCAAGGTCTGTTGAGTTCTGTCACAAGATCGGCTTAAATTACGTAAGCTGCTCGCCATACAGGGTTCCTATTGCAAGGCTCGCAGGAGCACAGGCAGCATTGAAGGAGAAAATGGGCGGCAAAGACCTGAGCAAATCAACGGTTTAA
- a CDS encoding SIMPL domain-containing protein (The SIMPL domain is named for its presence in mouse protein SIMPL (signalling molecule that associates with mouse pelle-like kinase). Bacterial member BP26, from Brucella, was shown to assemble into a channel-like structure, while YggE from E. coli has been associated with resistance to oxidative stress.) yields MAYKALERAEWLNKKDKRISIQIDERKPIFKVKDKDVLKARESACKNALEKAKNLAASLGMKVGEPLEIQEFAKESRGSGNYGDRDWETISGFTCYAPSRVASDDDINIELKGNERIVYLKYRVAFELMPS; encoded by the coding sequence ATAGCATATAAGGCTTTAGAAAGAGCAGAGTGGTTAAACAAGAAGGACAAGAGAATATCAATCCAGATTGACGAGAGAAAACCAATTTTTAAAGTAAAAGATAAGGATGTTCTGAAAGCAAGAGAGTCAGCTTGCAAAAATGCGCTTGAAAAAGCAAAGAATTTAGCCGCCAGTCTGGGTATGAAAGTCGGGGAGCCATTGGAGATTCAGGAATTTGCAAAAGAATCCAGGGGCTCTGGTAACTATGGAGATAGAGATTGGGAAACTATTTCTGGGTTTACATGTTATGCTCCTTCGAGAGTTGCCTCGGATGATGACATTAATATTGAGTTGAAAGGTAATGAAAGGATAGTTTATCTGAAATATAGAGTCGCTTTTGAGTTAATGCCCAGTTAA